The genomic segment TTCAAACCTTATTTTAAATATGAAAGAGGTCTTTTGAAACTATATACTGTTCCGTTATCGGGTTTTAAAAGCGGTGTTATGTCTTATTTACTACTCATTTCAGTGCCAGTTAATGCACAGATTATACCAGATACAACACTACCTACCAATTCCCATGTTGAACATGAAGGTAATACCAACCGCATAGAAGGTGGTACTATAAAAGGGAGCAACTTGTTCCACAGTTTTGAACAATTTTCCGTGCTTACTGGAAATGAAGCTTACTTTAACAACAATATAAATATCCAAAACATTATTACTCGTATTACTGGGAAGTCTATTTCTAATATAGATGGCATTCTCAAAGCCAATGGCACGGCTAATTTGTTTCTGCTCAATCCCAATGGCATTGTTTTTGGTAATAATGCCAAATTAAATATTGGTGGTTCATTTCTAGCTACTACTGCAAATCAAATTAATTTTGCTGATGATACTAAATTTAGTACAAACAATCCCCAACCTAATCCTTTACTAACAGTAAGTGTGCCTATTGGACTGCAAATTAATAGCAATCCCGGTACAATTCGCATCCAAGGTACAGGTCACAATCTAATTGGCCCTCCTTTTTCTCCTCTGATCACAAGTAGTAACGCCGCAAATTTACAAGTGCAACCAGAAAGAACTTTAGCAATTGTTGGTGGCGATGTAATTTTAGAGGGAGGTGTAATAACAGCTAGGGGAGGGCGAATTGAATTGGGTAGCCTCAGCAATGGTTCAGTCAGTATTAATCCGACGACCTCTGGTTGGAAACTGGGCTATGAAAATGTACCTTATTTCCAAGATATTAACCTCTCAAAACGCGCTCTAGTTGATACTAGTGGCATTGGCAGTGGATCTATACAGATAGAGGGACGCAGAGTTACGCTTACAGATGGCTCAGTAATCTTAAATCAAAATCAAGGAACACTACCAGGAGGCACACTAAACGTGAATGCTTCGGAGTCTTTGTCAGTGAGTGGTAGCGATCCAATTGCTAGGACAGCTGGTGGTTTGCGGAGCGAAACTTTGGGATTTGGCAAAGCTGGAGACATTGCAATTTCAACCAAACAGGTAATTATTAAAAATGGAGGACAAATAAATAATTTAACCTTTGGTGCTGCAACAAGTGGCAATATAAATGTGAATGCCTCTGATTCTATACAATTGCTTGGGGTTTCGCCTTTTGACCCTGCTGTTTTTAGTACTATCAGCACTGCAACTTTCAATTCTGGAAACGCAAACAATATTACAGTGTCAACAGGACAATTCGTTGCCACGGATGGAGGTAACTTGTCCTCTTCAACCTTTGGAACTGGTAGAGGAGGAGATGTCACTGTAAGTGCAACTGACTCTCTAGAAATAATAGGAGCTTCACCAATAACCTTTCAGCCAAGTATTTTATCTTCCATATCGCTCAATGCTGGCAAAGCTGGCAGCCTAACAATCAGTACATCAAAGTTGATGGTTCAAGATGGCGGGAGGGTTGACGCTTCTACTTTAGCAAGTGGGGAGGGCGGTAGTGTTACGATTAACGCCTTTAAATCTGTAGAGGTAAGTGGTAAGATACTTGGTTTTGGAGAGCCTAGTTTGGTGATCTCCAGTGCTAATATCGTCTCTCCAATCTTGCAAAAGTTATACAGACTCCCTTCAGTGCCTTCTGGAAAATCTGGAAACGTGACGATTAATACTGGTCAGTTGAGTGTTACAGACGGTGCTGAAGTTAACGTGAGAAATGACGGTTCTAACGATGCTGGAACACTCAGAATCAATGCTGTTTCTGTTTCTTTAAACAAAAAAAGTGCCATTACAGCAACTACTGCTAACGGCGAAGGCGGTAATATTTTCGTGAATACACGGTATTTGCAGCTAAGTAATTACAGTATTGTAACGACGACCGCAGGTAGTAGAGGCAATGGCGGTAATATAAACATCAATGCAGATATATTAAGTGCTTGGGGGAAGAGCAGTATTGCTGCCAATGCTTTCTATGGGTATGGAGGAAATGTACTAATTAATACTAGAGGACTTTTTATTGCTCGTGACAGTCAAATTTCTGCAAGTTCTAAATACGGAATTAACGGCACTGTTAGCATTAACAATACTGGTGGTGAAATTTATCCTACTAAACTCAAATCAGAATCGATTCCAGTAGCTCCTCAAATAGCATCAGTTTGTCAAAAAAATTCAGATATGCCAATCAGTAAATTTGTGAATGTTGGCACCGGTGGACTGCCAGCTAATTCTGATGATATGCCATATATGAATTATGAACAGCAAAATAACTCTGTTTCAATCCACAATAATAATAACTTAGAGGCATCGAAGGCATCACAAACTGAAGAACCTATACAGATAATAGAAGCTCAGGGTTGGATAATAAATCTTGATGGGAATGTCGTCTTAACTGCACAAAACAATACAGCAACCCCTAATAGCTCATTATCTGCCTTGGCGTGTCGTTAAAATTTTTTTGTATAAGCAAGACTGGTAATGGAGCGAAAATGCTTAAATATTGGTATTGGTTCAAGTATTTATTGTTAGTCATTCTCGGCTTATTCATAGTTATTACCCAACCATCCTTTATATTAGCTCAGGAGGTAAATAAAGCAACACAACAACAAAAGCAGGCACAATTGTTGACTCAAAAAGGTTACGATCAATTGAATCAAGGTCAGGCAGCATCAGCCCTTGAAACTTGGCAAAAAGCCACAATAATTTACCGTCAACTAAACGATCAAAAGTTACTTACCAAAAGCTTAATCAATGAAAATATTGCTCTGCAAACTTTAGGTTTGTATCCTCGTGCATGTAATACGCTTTTGTCAGCTTTGAAGTTAAATGCAAATACTTCTCTTTGCGCCAATACGCCACAGCAACCTACTGAATATATGAAAAAGCTGCTGACGGCAGTCATCAATAAGCAAACTACTTCACCCCTAAATTTGCTCGGATTGCACAACTTAGGAGAAGTCTTGCGTCGGTTAGGCAAGCTTGATGAATCAAAAAAAGTTTTGTCAGAAATATTATCTGCTGCTAAGTTTATCCCTTCTATTGATACTAGTGGCATTCTGCTTTCATTAGGTATTACTAAACAGGATATTTACAAACAAGCACGGAATCAATATTCTGAAATAGAAGAACCCATTTCCCAGAAACAATTTGTCACTTTCATTCAACAATCGGTACTTGAGTCTCTCGATATTTATCAACAAGTGATTAGTACCTCAAATGCTCCAAAGGAAATAAAATTGCAAGCTCAATTACATCGCTTGAGCTTACTGGTAGACCTTGAGCAGTGGTTGGTAGTAGAGACCAATTCAAGTAATACAAAATTAGCCTCCCTCCGTACTAGAATCACTCAACAGATACAGCCATCTGTAGCTTTACTGTTGGAAAATAATTCCGTCTTTTCTCAACTACCAACCATCTATTCTGTTTATGCCAAGCTGAATTTCGCTAAAAGTCTAAATAAAATTCCAGGAGAACAGTTCCATTCCCTAGCTATTGAATATGCTGAATCTGCTTTAGAAAAGGCTAAAAGCACTAATAGTCAGAGATTACAGTCAGAGAGTTTTGGCACTTTAGGAAAGTTAAAACTAGAGCGGTCACAACCATATTTTGAACAGGCTTTGGGATTGGCTCAATCAGTTCAAGCATGGGATCTTGCCTATCAATGGCAGCATGAATTAGGAATTTTGTACAAGGAGCAGGGAAAATATAAAGAGGCTCTCCAAGCTTATAGTGCCGCAATTGAAAACGTGACTCAAGTTCGCAACAATCTTTTGTCAAATAATACAGATTTACAGTTCTCATTCAAAGAAAAAGTGGAGCCTTTGTATCGTGACTATATGCGATTGCTCCTAACAGATTATAATCCTAATTTGGAGCGCATAATTCAGACTAATGAA from the Nostoc sp. C052 genome contains:
- a CDS encoding filamentous hemagglutinin N-terminal domain-containing protein, which codes for MSYLLLISVPVNAQIIPDTTLPTNSHVEHEGNTNRIEGGTIKGSNLFHSFEQFSVLTGNEAYFNNNINIQNIITRITGKSISNIDGILKANGTANLFLLNPNGIVFGNNAKLNIGGSFLATTANQINFADDTKFSTNNPQPNPLLTVSVPIGLQINSNPGTIRIQGTGHNLIGPPFSPLITSSNAANLQVQPERTLAIVGGDVILEGGVITARGGRIELGSLSNGSVSINPTTSGWKLGYENVPYFQDINLSKRALVDTSGIGSGSIQIEGRRVTLTDGSVILNQNQGTLPGGTLNVNASESLSVSGSDPIARTAGGLRSETLGFGKAGDIAISTKQVIIKNGGQINNLTFGAATSGNINVNASDSIQLLGVSPFDPAVFSTISTATFNSGNANNITVSTGQFVATDGGNLSSSTFGTGRGGDVTVSATDSLEIIGASPITFQPSILSSISLNAGKAGSLTISTSKLMVQDGGRVDASTLASGEGGSVTINAFKSVEVSGKILGFGEPSLVISSANIVSPILQKLYRLPSVPSGKSGNVTINTGQLSVTDGAEVNVRNDGSNDAGTLRINAVSVSLNKKSAITATTANGEGGNIFVNTRYLQLSNYSIVTTTAGSRGNGGNININADILSAWGKSSIAANAFYGYGGNVLINTRGLFIARDSQISASSKYGINGTVSINNTGGEIYPTKLKSESIPVAPQIASVCQKNSDMPISKFVNVGTGGLPANSDDMPYMNYEQQNNSVSIHNNNNLEASKASQTEEPIQIIEAQGWIINLDGNVVLTAQNNTATPNSSLSALACR
- a CDS encoding CHAT domain-containing protein; protein product: MLKYWYWFKYLLLVILGLFIVITQPSFILAQEVNKATQQQKQAQLLTQKGYDQLNQGQAASALETWQKATIIYRQLNDQKLLTKSLINENIALQTLGLYPRACNTLLSALKLNANTSLCANTPQQPTEYMKKLLTAVINKQTTSPLNLLGLHNLGEVLRRLGKLDESKKVLSEILSAAKFIPSIDTSGILLSLGITKQDIYKQARNQYSEIEEPISQKQFVTFIQQSVLESLDIYQQVISTSNAPKEIKLQAQLHRLSLLVDLEQWLVVETNSSNTKLASLRTRITQQIQPSVALLLENNSVFSQLPTIYSVYAKLNFAKSLNKIPGEQFHSLAIEYAESALEKAKSTNSQRLQSESFGTLGKLKLERSQPYFEQALGLAQSVQAWDLAYQWQHELGILYKEQGKYKEALQAYSAAIENVTQVRNNLLSNNTDLQFSFKEKVEPLYRDYMRLLLTDYNPNLERIIQTNERLQIAKLENYLQCGKLNLVALNDLKNLDSIPSVIHIIDLGNSIEVVVQSPDKSVHHHSVAPKLVKFHADHLLQTLQDQNFANTKIQVILDYSQALYNLLIAPIKKYLPQDGTLVFTLDTSFQSLPMGLLHDGKDYLLKHYNIAETLGSKVRQPKLLLRKQLRALIAGLSKSSPSFKAANAPSYLTELPSVVEEIANVKEQTNSSLSLLNEEFTYKRFIKEVSRETFPIIHLTTHAQFNSVPQLTMFFSWDKPINLLEFDSLLKQKNQINEDAIELLVLSGCETAKGNKRSALGIAGIAAQGGARSTVATLWRVDDKSTAMLMKEFYKELKDGKTKTEALSLAQLSLLSNPDYSHPYYWAGFLLIGGWL